From Leptolyngbya sp. NIES-3755, one genomic window encodes:
- a CDS encoding recombinase D (similar to AA sequence:cyanobase_aa:LBDG_03190) yields the protein MNTEELVGSIESIVFVSAETGFTVARFQTAADETVTIVGNFATLNQGQSLILNGSWRSHPRYGAQFQVERYSENVPNTIAGIEAYLGSGMIRGIGPAMAKRIVDRFGLDTLTILDTEIERLIEVKGIAQAKLSQIRSTWIEQRQIHTVMMFLQTYGIGKSQAVRVLKHYGEDAISIVSNNPFQLAAEIRGIGFHSADGIATQLGIAPDSEYRYRSAILHGLREAGREGHCFLPQSAIAERTSRLLTRPDYRPQPELIEQQLAWLVAERELQVEESRKYPGRLGYYLLAFYRAETAIASRLKPRLNQSAIREDDFVQTWMQQYCEASDLPLSIEQQDAVRLAASARVVILTGGPGVGKSHTVRAIVELWEAMGKRVALASPTGRAARRLAELSQRSASTLHRLLEYEPRSGHFQRDETRPIPADCIVVDEFSMADLFLAQALIKAVSIQSQLLIVGDVDQLPSVGPGAVLRELIASDQVPVVRLTQVWRQAESSAIIRQAHAINRGELLEIERFSASLQSDCIWLPSPSPQHGIQCIRQLISETLPQLGWNTFNDVQILCPMIKGEIGTKAINTMMQDLLNPSQSPAEVQSEELMFRVGDRVIQLENDYEREVMNGELGVIATYDVEAQTLGVQFEEHWVEYHRSEWDQMALAYGITGHKAQGSEFPVTIVPLFMQNAVMLSRPWLYTTLTRAKRLAILVGQPQALRHAISQCRDRHRYTLLSQRLQEQAVMAETSE from the coding sequence ATGAATACTGAAGAACTCGTTGGCAGCATTGAGTCGATCGTTTTTGTCTCCGCTGAAACTGGATTTACCGTCGCACGCTTCCAAACAGCGGCTGACGAAACGGTGACGATCGTGGGCAATTTCGCCACGCTCAACCAGGGACAATCCCTAATCCTCAACGGCAGTTGGAGATCGCATCCTCGCTATGGTGCTCAGTTTCAAGTCGAGCGATACAGCGAGAACGTTCCCAATACGATCGCAGGCATCGAAGCTTATTTGGGGAGCGGTATGATTCGCGGTATCGGTCCTGCGATGGCGAAACGAATTGTGGATCGCTTCGGACTCGACACGCTAACCATTCTCGATACCGAGATTGAGCGGTTGATCGAAGTCAAAGGAATTGCTCAAGCAAAATTGTCACAGATTCGATCCACCTGGATTGAGCAGCGACAGATTCACACGGTCATGATGTTTCTGCAAACTTACGGCATCGGGAAAAGTCAAGCCGTCCGAGTACTCAAGCACTACGGCGAAGATGCGATCTCCATTGTTTCCAATAATCCATTTCAGCTTGCCGCTGAGATTCGTGGGATTGGATTTCATTCTGCGGATGGCATCGCGACTCAATTGGGGATTGCTCCTGATTCTGAGTATCGCTACCGCAGTGCGATTCTCCACGGATTGCGAGAGGCAGGACGCGAAGGGCATTGCTTTTTGCCGCAGTCCGCGATCGCCGAGCGAACGAGTCGGCTGCTCACTCGTCCAGACTATCGCCCACAGCCCGAATTGATCGAACAGCAGCTTGCATGGCTGGTTGCGGAGCGAGAATTGCAAGTGGAAGAAAGCCGGAAGTACCCAGGACGGTTGGGCTATTACTTGCTTGCGTTCTATCGGGCGGAAACCGCGATCGCGTCCCGACTGAAACCGCGACTGAATCAATCAGCGATTCGAGAAGATGACTTTGTACAAACCTGGATGCAGCAGTATTGTGAAGCTTCGGATCTGCCATTATCGATCGAGCAACAAGACGCGGTGAGGCTTGCCGCATCTGCACGAGTGGTCATTCTCACCGGAGGTCCAGGAGTCGGTAAATCCCATACGGTGCGTGCGATCGTTGAACTCTGGGAAGCGATGGGAAAACGGGTTGCTCTCGCTTCTCCGACTGGACGCGCCGCACGACGACTGGCGGAACTGAGTCAGCGATCGGCTTCAACCCTTCATCGATTGTTAGAATACGAGCCGAGAAGCGGACACTTTCAGCGCGATGAAACGCGACCAATCCCAGCCGATTGTATTGTGGTGGATGAGTTTTCGATGGCAGATTTATTTTTAGCTCAGGCGCTGATCAAAGCTGTCTCCATTCAATCTCAACTGCTCATCGTCGGCGATGTCGATCAACTTCCCAGCGTCGGACCCGGAGCGGTACTGCGAGAGTTGATTGCTTCAGACCAAGTGCCTGTCGTGCGGTTAACTCAAGTTTGGCGACAAGCTGAAAGTTCTGCCATCATTCGTCAAGCTCACGCGATCAATCGGGGTGAACTTCTAGAGATCGAACGCTTTTCAGCATCGCTCCAATCGGACTGCATTTGGCTGCCCTCACCCTCTCCGCAACATGGCATCCAATGTATTCGCCAATTGATTAGTGAAACGCTTCCCCAACTCGGATGGAATACGTTTAACGATGTGCAGATTCTCTGTCCGATGATCAAAGGTGAGATCGGCACGAAAGCCATTAACACAATGATGCAAGACCTATTAAATCCATCCCAATCTCCGGCAGAAGTGCAGTCCGAGGAACTGATGTTTAGAGTGGGCGATCGCGTGATTCAGCTTGAAAATGACTATGAGCGTGAGGTGATGAACGGTGAATTAGGCGTGATTGCAACTTACGATGTTGAAGCGCAGACATTAGGAGTGCAATTTGAGGAACACTGGGTCGAGTATCACCGCAGTGAATGGGATCAAATGGCGCTGGCATATGGGATTACGGGACATAAAGCGCAAGGGTCTGAGTTTCCAGTGACAATTGTGCCCCTGTTTATGCAGAATGCAGTGATGCTGAGTCGTCCCTGGCTTTACACAACGCTAACTCGCGCCAAACGTCTGGCGATTCTGGTAGGGCAACCTCAAGCGCTCCGTCATGCGATCTCGCAATGTCGTGATCGACACCGCTATACGCTTCTCAGCCAGCGGTTGCAAGAACAGGCTGTGATGGCTGAAACATCAGAGTAA
- a CDS encoding hypothetical protein (Protein of unknown function DUF1016;~similar to AA sequence:cyanobase_aa:Ava_4508) → MAKSSSLLPEGYSLLLSELKERIRTAQIRAAIAVNRELVMLYWQIGRMILNRQKAAGWGAKVIDQLSKDLQREFPEIKGFSSRNLKYMRAFAEAYPDLTIVQEVLAQITWYHNLALLEKLKSTEERLWYAQQTVNNGWSRNVLILQIETRLHERQGKAMTNFDRTLPKPQSDLANSLLKNPYSFDFLSLGREAQERDLENALVAHIRDFLLELGVGFAFVGSQYRLQVGNEDFYIDLVFYHLKLRCYVIIDLKMTEFTPEMSGKMSFYLAAIDDLLRHPDDQPSIGLILCKSKSQTIVEYALRNINRPIGVSTHEIWESLPDTFKNSLPSIEQLELEMETLDGMGDR, encoded by the coding sequence GTGGCAAAGTCTTCTTCTCTGCTGCCAGAAGGCTACTCGCTGCTCCTAAGCGAGTTGAAAGAACGTATTCGTACCGCTCAAATTCGTGCTGCGATTGCGGTCAATCGCGAATTAGTGATGCTCTATTGGCAAATCGGACGAATGATTCTCAATCGCCAAAAAGCAGCAGGCTGGGGCGCAAAAGTAATCGACCAGCTTTCCAAGGACTTGCAGCGAGAATTTCCCGAAATCAAAGGCTTTTCCAGTCGCAACCTCAAGTATATGAGAGCGTTTGCAGAAGCTTATCCAGATCTGACAATTGTGCAAGAGGTGCTTGCACAAATTACCTGGTATCACAACCTCGCCCTACTCGAAAAATTGAAATCGACTGAAGAACGGCTTTGGTATGCTCAACAGACTGTGAATAATGGTTGGAGCCGCAATGTCTTAATTCTTCAGATCGAAACCCGCTTGCACGAGCGTCAAGGGAAAGCGATGACGAATTTCGATCGCACTCTCCCAAAACCGCAGTCAGATTTGGCGAATAGTCTACTGAAGAATCCGTATTCCTTCGATTTTCTTTCACTCGGACGAGAAGCACAGGAACGTGACCTAGAAAACGCGCTAGTGGCACATATTCGAGATTTTCTGTTGGAGTTAGGAGTCGGGTTTGCTTTTGTGGGTAGCCAGTACCGTCTGCAAGTGGGCAACGAGGATTTTTACATTGACCTGGTGTTTTACCATCTTAAACTGCGCTGTTATGTGATCATCGATTTGAAGATGACTGAGTTCACGCCAGAGATGAGTGGGAAGATGAGTTTTTATCTGGCTGCGATCGATGATTTGTTACGGCATCCTGATGATCAGCCGTCGATCGGACTGATTCTGTGCAAGTCGAAAAGTCAAACGATCGTGGAATATGCGCTTCGCAACATCAATCGACCGATTGGGGTTTCGACGCATGAGATTTGGGAGAGCTTGCCGGATACATTCAAGAATAGTTTGCCATCGATCGAGCAACTGGAATTAGAAATGGAGACGCTTGATGGAATGGGTGATCGCTAA
- a CDS encoding SWIM zinc finger domain protein (similar to AA sequence:cyanobase_aa:AM1_0659) yields the protein MAQLSKTWWGNKFIEALEKFTDSGRLSRGRSYRSSDRIRKLTIVDSVIVAEVRGNVNPYYGVYKEPIYETEIVLAPISPAQWTAAIAYIASKASFISKLLLNEMPDNIEDAFTQLNLNLLPKSKKDFHTECSCPDYSNPCKHIAGVCYRIAADLDRDPFLLFELRGISRITLQSELAKTPLGKALSSELDRQSITPQATASFYTRPEVQPMPTETTLRAFWQGSKSLPNIVERPPQSSVSGILVKKQGDFPPFWERDQSFIAVMEEVYERVKSKNRDLL from the coding sequence ATGGCACAGCTTTCTAAAACTTGGTGGGGCAACAAATTCATTGAAGCACTGGAAAAGTTTACTGATTCAGGGCGATTGAGTCGGGGGCGATCGTATCGGAGTAGCGATCGCATTCGGAAGTTAACGATCGTGGATAGCGTGATTGTGGCTGAAGTTCGGGGCAATGTGAATCCTTACTATGGCGTTTACAAAGAACCGATTTACGAAACCGAGATTGTCCTTGCTCCAATCAGTCCCGCCCAGTGGACAGCCGCGATCGCCTACATTGCCTCGAAAGCCAGCTTTATCTCGAAACTGCTGCTGAATGAGATGCCGGATAACATTGAGGATGCTTTTACTCAACTGAACTTGAATCTACTCCCAAAATCGAAAAAAGACTTTCACACGGAATGTTCTTGCCCAGACTATAGCAATCCTTGCAAACACATTGCGGGTGTGTGTTATCGAATCGCGGCTGATCTCGATCGAGATCCATTCCTGCTGTTTGAACTGCGTGGTATTTCTCGTATTACGTTGCAGTCTGAACTTGCAAAAACGCCGCTCGGAAAAGCACTCTCTTCGGAACTCGATCGACAATCAATCACACCACAGGCTACTGCATCCTTTTACACTCGTCCTGAAGTTCAACCCATGCCAACCGAAACAACGTTAAGAGCGTTTTGGCAAGGCAGCAAATCATTACCAAACATCGTTGAGCGCCCACCTCAAAGCAGTGTATCGGGTATCCTAGTCAAGAAGCAGGGCGACTTTCCACCATTTTGGGAGCGTGATCAATCATTCATTGCGGTGATGGAGGAGGTCTATGAACGGGTTAAGTCTAAAAATCGGGATTTGCTCTAA
- a CDS encoding helicase, SNF2 family, putative (similar to AA sequence:cyanobase_aa:AM1_0664): MHILHGTWIPDDATDFVQRGKFYLWVETLEKLKSRKTEASLHPHHLLEKPLAAFLTEELGMSMLAPRSAFAPVFFLLPSTGEPCPSPELARYLEVDLPKTWEWQYWQVQSYSCPIAQIIKLLNEWHFLALHNLVEVQIGADLLFWYHYTQFLKHVFLNDRYIPTLKYRNLSTSKRKKASGFEIYPGWEILSTDYESQLAHYSEQMPLLCATGFQSRPSEPQMRNTISLLRHFSEVLLHDILAQTPIPATFEKQIANTLIQDCFSHTIAPANYTLEQYQQWQNWRNRIAQSQTEFAFYLCFALQSPQDPKEPWVLEFQAAARQDPSVRVPLSEYWTARTTKRKTLLKQFGQDFEQQLLMQLGYAARIYPKLWAGLETDQPIQILMNVEEANAFLQETAWVLEDAGYKVIVPAWWTPQGWRRAKVRMQAKGRKLGGNDKSKSYFSVDSLVDYQYELSINGEAVSPKEWEQLVRSKSDLVQFRGQWVQLDRDKMQQMLEFWKKHKDQHPELSLMDLIKLSAEGKDGFELEVAYDSTLSRMLAQLNDKSQLEVLPDPKQLNGTLRPYQQRGVSWLSYLESLGLNGCLADDMGMGKSFQVIARFVQEREAVSKSRKKQAQVPPTLLIAPTSVLGNWQKEIEKFAPQLTSYLHHGSNRVQALEAFQSAIANCDVVITSYTLIRKDIAVLASITWQRIVIDEAQNIKNPASAQTKAILKLPAQHRLALTGTPVENRLLDLWSIFNFLNPGYLGKEAQFRKGFEVPIQKNNDRIKSATLKQLVEPFILRRVKTDPAIIQDLPDKVEQKLYCNLTKEQASLYEAVVKDVLNQINDAEGIQRKGMILATLLKLKQICNHPMQFLQDESEFLPERSHKLQRLSEMIQEAIDEGESILVFTQFAEIGAALEKYLKHQHYRTYYLHGGTARAKRETMIAEFQDPETEPAIFILSIKAGGVGITLTKANHVFHFDRWWNPAVEDQATDRAFRIGQKKNVFVHKFVALGTLEERIDQMIEDKKKLASPIVGSDESWLTELNNEAFKQLITLNRSTILE; this comes from the coding sequence AGAGAAGCTTAAATCGCGTAAAACAGAAGCTTCGCTGCATCCACATCATTTGCTAGAGAAGCCTTTAGCAGCATTTTTGACTGAAGAACTTGGAATGTCGATGCTTGCACCGCGCTCCGCGTTCGCACCCGTTTTCTTTCTGCTGCCGAGTACTGGTGAACCCTGCCCCTCTCCAGAACTAGCTCGATACCTCGAAGTCGATTTGCCCAAAACCTGGGAGTGGCAGTATTGGCAGGTACAGAGTTACTCCTGTCCGATCGCTCAAATTATCAAGCTGCTGAATGAGTGGCATTTCCTAGCACTGCACAATTTAGTCGAAGTGCAGATTGGAGCCGACTTGCTGTTTTGGTATCATTACACGCAGTTCTTAAAGCACGTCTTTCTCAACGATCGATATATTCCCACGCTCAAGTATCGCAATTTATCGACTTCAAAGCGTAAAAAAGCTTCAGGCTTCGAGATCTATCCAGGCTGGGAGATTTTATCCACTGATTACGAATCACAACTCGCACACTATAGTGAGCAAATGCCGCTCTTGTGTGCGACTGGGTTTCAGTCTCGTCCGTCCGAGCCACAAATGCGGAATACGATCTCGCTTCTGCGTCACTTTTCAGAAGTGTTACTGCACGACATCCTTGCTCAAACTCCAATTCCTGCCACGTTTGAAAAACAGATTGCAAATACGTTGATTCAGGACTGCTTTAGTCATACGATCGCCCCCGCGAACTACACGCTAGAACAGTATCAACAGTGGCAGAACTGGCGGAATCGCATTGCTCAGAGCCAAACCGAATTTGCATTCTATCTTTGTTTTGCTTTGCAATCTCCTCAAGATCCGAAAGAACCTTGGGTACTTGAATTTCAAGCGGCGGCGCGACAAGATCCATCGGTGCGAGTTCCATTAAGTGAGTATTGGACTGCTCGAACCACAAAGCGTAAAACCTTACTCAAACAATTCGGACAAGACTTTGAGCAGCAGTTATTGATGCAACTAGGCTATGCTGCCCGCATCTATCCGAAACTCTGGGCAGGATTGGAAACAGATCAACCCATTCAAATCCTGATGAATGTGGAAGAGGCAAATGCTTTCCTGCAAGAAACGGCTTGGGTGCTAGAAGATGCAGGCTACAAAGTGATTGTTCCGGCTTGGTGGACTCCGCAAGGATGGCGACGAGCAAAAGTTAGAATGCAGGCAAAAGGGCGTAAACTCGGCGGCAATGATAAAAGTAAAAGCTACTTCTCGGTTGATAGCTTAGTGGACTATCAATATGAGCTTTCTATCAATGGAGAAGCAGTCAGCCCGAAAGAATGGGAACAGCTAGTCAGGTCGAAATCGGATTTGGTGCAGTTTCGCGGACAGTGGGTTCAACTCGATCGTGACAAAATGCAGCAGATGTTGGAGTTCTGGAAAAAGCACAAAGATCAGCACCCAGAACTGAGCTTGATGGATTTGATCAAGCTATCAGCAGAGGGCAAAGATGGATTTGAGTTAGAGGTGGCGTATGATTCAACGCTGTCGAGAATGCTGGCTCAGTTGAATGATAAAAGCCAACTCGAAGTATTACCTGATCCGAAACAGTTGAATGGAACATTACGCCCGTATCAGCAACGTGGTGTGTCTTGGTTGAGCTATCTAGAAAGTCTAGGACTGAATGGTTGTCTTGCCGATGATATGGGCATGGGGAAGTCGTTTCAGGTAATCGCTCGATTTGTGCAAGAGCGTGAAGCCGTTTCCAAATCTCGGAAAAAGCAAGCTCAAGTTCCGCCAACTTTACTGATTGCGCCAACTTCTGTACTAGGGAATTGGCAGAAAGAAATTGAGAAGTTTGCGCCTCAGTTAACATCATACTTGCATCACGGGAGTAATCGAGTACAAGCACTCGAAGCTTTTCAAAGCGCGATCGCGAATTGTGATGTCGTCATTACCTCGTACACACTGATTCGCAAAGATATTGCAGTCTTAGCTTCAATCACTTGGCAACGAATTGTCATTGATGAAGCACAGAACATTAAGAATCCAGCTTCAGCACAAACAAAAGCGATTTTGAAGCTTCCCGCGCAACATCGACTCGCTTTAACCGGAACTCCTGTAGAGAATCGGCTTTTAGATTTGTGGTCGATTTTTAACTTCCTCAATCCAGGTTATTTAGGCAAAGAAGCTCAGTTTCGTAAAGGATTTGAGGTTCCGATTCAGAAGAATAACGATCGCATAAAATCTGCAACCCTGAAACAACTGGTCGAGCCATTCATCTTACGACGGGTAAAGACTGATCCTGCAATCATTCAAGACTTACCCGATAAAGTCGAACAAAAGCTGTACTGCAATCTAACTAAGGAACAAGCCTCGCTCTACGAAGCAGTCGTAAAAGATGTTTTGAATCAGATCAACGATGCAGAAGGAATTCAGCGAAAGGGAATGATTCTAGCAACGTTATTGAAGCTCAAGCAGATTTGCAATCATCCGATGCAGTTTCTTCAGGATGAGAGTGAGTTTTTACCAGAACGATCGCATAAACTCCAACGCCTCAGCGAAATGATTCAAGAAGCGATCGACGAAGGCGAAAGCATTTTGGTCTTCACTCAGTTTGCAGAAATCGGAGCCGCACTTGAGAAGTATCTGAAACATCAACACTATCGAACTTACTATCTACATGGCGGAACGGCGAGAGCAAAACGCGAAACAATGATTGCAGAGTTTCAAGACCCAGAAACGGAACCCGCAATCTTTATTTTGTCGATTAAAGCGGGTGGCGTTGGAATCACGTTGACTAAAGCAAATCATGTATTCCATTTTGATCGCTGGTGGAATCCGGCGGTTGAAGATCAAGCGACCGATCGAGCTTTTCGGATTGGTCAGAAAAAGAATGTCTTTGTGCATAAATTTGTTGCACTCGGAACGCTTGAAGAACGCATTGATCAAATGATCGAAGATAAGAAGAAACTCGCAAGCCCGATCGTCGGTTCTGATGAATCTTGGTTAACCGAATTGAACAATGAAGCCTTCAAACAACTAATTACGCTCAATCGCAGCACAATTCTGGAGTAA